One stretch of Suricata suricatta isolate VVHF042 chromosome 13, meerkat_22Aug2017_6uvM2_HiC, whole genome shotgun sequence DNA includes these proteins:
- the PDCD1LG2 gene encoding programmed cell death 1 ligand 2 isoform X2, whose translation MFLLLMLSLGKQLHQTAALFTVTVSQELYTVEYGSNVTLECDFDTEGHVELRDLRASLQKVENNTSLHSERAVLLEEHLSLGKALFHIPRVQMSDAGQYRCLIIYQLAGDYKYLTLKVKASYKKINTQTLKIPGVDELELTCQAEGYPLAEVSWPNISVPANTSHTKTSEGLYRVTSVLRLKPHPGRNLSCVFWNADVEELTSAIVDPHGDLDPKIPSNWLLPVVILSFIIALIFITMTTALRKPLFKKLYFRKDTTKKSAATIRREVIRAI comes from the exons CTTTATTCACAGTGACGGTCTCTCAGGAACTGTACACGGTAGAGTACGGCAGCAATGTGACCCTGGAGTGTGATTTTGACACTGAAGGTCATGTGGAACTCAGAGACTTAAGGGCCAGTCTGCAGAAGGTGGAAAACAATACATCCTTGCACAGCGAAAGAGCCGTTTTGCTGGAGGAGCACCTGTCCCTGGGGAAGGCCTTATTCCACATCCCTCGGGTGCAAATGAGCGATGCAGGGCAGTATCGCTGCCTGATCATCTACCAGCTCGCCGGCGACTACAAGTACCTGACTCTGAAAGTCAAAG CTTCCTACAAGAAAATTAACACTCAGACCCTTAAGATCCCAGGGGTAGATGAGCTAGAGCTCACCTGCCAGGCAGAAGGTTACCCCCTGGCAGAAGTCTCCTGGCCGAACATCAGCGTCCCTGCCAATACCAGCCACACCAAGACCTCTGAAGGCCTCTACCGGGTCACCAGTGTCCTGCGGCTGAAGCCACACCCCGGCAGAAACCTCAGCTGTGTGTTCTGGAATGCTGACGTGGAAGAACTCACTTCAGCCATCGTAGACCCTCATG gtgATCTAGATCCCAAGATCCCTTCAAATTGGCTGCTTCCTGTTGTCATCCTTTCCTTCATCATTGCTTTGATTTTCATCACTATGACGACAGCCCTAAGGAAACCACTCttcaaaaaactttattttagaaaag ACACAACCAAGAAATCGGCCGCCACGATAAGGAGGGAAGTGATCAGAGCC